The Argentina anserina chromosome 3, drPotAnse1.1, whole genome shotgun sequence genome includes a region encoding these proteins:
- the LOC126787815 gene encoding protein argonaute 4-like, giving the protein MDSFEPDGHGKNGSNVENVANGDHVDNVVNGANGNGAENVLPPPPPVIPPDVVPLRAPADITEPVKKKIVRLPIARRGLGTKGQKIPLLTNHFKVNVTTTNKEDYFFHYSVALTYEDGRPLDGKGAGRRIIDRVHETYNSELGGKDFAYDGEKSLFTVGSLPRNKLEFSVVLEDTPSNRNNGNCTTDGDGSPNESDRKRLRRPGRSKTFNVEISYAAKIPMKAIGDALRGQESENSQEALRVLDIILRQHASKQGCLLVRQSFFHNDPKSFVDVGGGVLGCRGFHSSFRTTQGGLSLNIDVSTTMIIQPGPVVDFLISNQNVRDPFSLDWTKAKRTLKNLRVKTSPTNLEYKITGLSERPCKEQLFTLRNRNAKDGEDGEIEVTVYDYFVKHRNIQLRYSGDLPCINVGKPKRPTYIPLELCELVSLQRYTKALSTLQRSSLVEKSRQKPQERMSILSNALKINNYDGEPMLRACGVSISNGFTQVDGRVLPAPKLKVGNGDDFFPRNGRWNFNNKKLVKPTKIERWVVVNFSARCDLKALVRDLIKCGDMKGIAIDPPFDVFEENPQTRRAPPLVRVERMFEDIQSKLPGQPQFILCLLPERKNSALYGPWKRKNLAEYGIVTQCIAPTRVNDQYLTNVLLKINAKLGGLNSLLAVEFSPSIPVVSKVPTIILGMDVSHGSPGQSDIPSIAAVVSSRHWPLISRYRASVRTQSPKVEMIDSLFKRVSDTEDDGIMRELLLDFYTSSGKRKPDNIIIFRDGVSESQFNQVLNIELDQIIEACKFLDESWCPKFVVIIAQKNHHTKFFQPQSPDNVPPGTIIDNRICHPKNNDFYLCAQAGMIGTTRPTHYHVLLDDIGFSADDLQELVHSLSYVYQRSTTAISVVAPICYAHLAATQMSQFVKFEDASETSSSHGGTTSAGAVPVPQLPRLKENVANSMFFC; this is encoded by the exons ATGGATTCGTTTGAGCCAGATGGACATGGGAAAAATGGATCAAATGTTGAAAATGTGGCAAATGGAGACCATGTGGACAATGTTGTAAATGGGGCAAATGGAAATGGGGCGGAAAATGTGCTGCCACCCCCACCCCCGGTTATCCCCCCAGATGTTGTTCCATTGCGTGCACCAGCAGATATTACTGAACCTGTAAAGAAGAAGATTGTGCGCCTACCAATTGCTAGGCGAGGCCTTGGAACAAAAGGGCAGAAGATTCCTCTGTTGACTAATCACTTTAAAGTCAACGTCACTACTACTAACAAAGAGGATTACTTCTTTCATTACAGT GTTGCCCTTACTTATGAAGACGGTCGTCCCCTTGATGGCAAAGGTGCTGGAAGGAGGATAATCGATCGAGTCCATGAGACTTATAACTCTGAGTTAGGTGGAAAGGACTTTGCTTATGATGGGGAGAAGAGTTTGTTTACTGTTGGTTCACTTCCACGCAACAAACTTGAATTTTCAGTTGTTTTGGAGGATACACCATCAAACAG aaACAATGGAAACTGTACTACTGATGGTGATGGGAGTCCAAATGAAAGTGATCGTAAGAGACTACGACGTCCAGGACGATCCAAAACTTTCAATGTTGAAATTAGCTATGCTGCTAAAATTCCCATGAAGGCTATTGGAGATGCTCTGCGTGGTCAGGAATCTGAAAACTCCCAAGAGGCTCTGAGAGTTCTAGATATTATATTGAGGCAACATGCATCTAAGCA AGGATGTCTTTTGGTTCGTCAATCTTTCTTCCATAATGATCCAAAGAGCTTTGTTGATGTGGGAGGAGGTGTTCTAGGGTGCAGAGGATTCCATTCAAGCTTCAGAACCACCCAGGGTGGCCTGTCTTTAAACATTG ATGTATCAACTACCATGATTATACAGCCTGGACCGGTTGTGgattttttaatttccaacCAGAATGTTAGAGATCCCTTTTCACTTGACTGGACAAAG GCCAAGAGAACTCTGAAGAATTTGAGGGTTAAAACCAGTCCAACCAATCTGGAATACAAGATTACTGGATTGAGTGAGAGACCATGCAAAGAGCAATT GTTTACCTTGAGAAACAGAAATGCAAAAGATGGGGAGGATGGGGAAATTGAAGTGACTGTTTATGACTATTTTGTTAAACATCGCAATATTCAGTTGCGCTATTCTGGTGATCTGCCCTGCATTAATGTTGGGAAGCCCAAGCGTCCTACGTACATACCCCTTGAG CTCTGTGAATTGGTTTCATTGCAACGATATACAAAAGCACTTTCAACCCTTCAAAGATCTTCACTGGTTGAGAAATCAAGGCAAAAACCACAGGAGAGGATGAGCATTTTGTCTAAC GCCTTAAAAATCAACAATTATGATGGTGAACCTATGCTACGTGCATGTGGCGTTTCGATTAGTAATGGTTTCACTCAAGTGGATGGCCGTGTTCTGCCTGCTCCAAAG TTGAAAGTCGGCAATGGGGATGATTTCTTCCCCAGAAATGGGCGCTGGAATTTCAACAATAAG AAACTTGTGAAGCCTACCAAGATAGAACGATGGGTTGTTGTTAATTTCTCCGCTCGCTGTGATCTGAAAGCCCTTGTCCGTGATCTGATTAAATGTGGTGATATGAAGGGAATT GCCATAGACCCTCCGTTTGATGTTTTTGAAGAGAACCCTCAGACACGTCGGGCCCCTCCTCTTGTTAGGGTTGAGAGAATGTTTGAGGATATTCAATCCAAACTTCCTGGACAACCACAGTTCATTCTCTGTTTGCTTCCAGAGAGGAAAAACTCTGCTCTATATG GTCCATGGAAGCGGAAGAATCTAGCTGAGTATGGTATTGTCACACAGTGCATAGCTCCTACGCGGGTTAATGACCAATACCTGACCAATGTTTTGCTTAAAATTAATGCTAAG CTTGGTGGACTTAATTCCTTGTTGGCTGTTGAATTTTCACCTTCCATTCCTGTGGTTTCAAAGGTTCCTACCATCATCCTAGGGATGGATGTATCGCACGGCTCTCCTGGCCAGTCGGACATACCATCAATTGCTGCG GTAGTCAGCTCAAGACACTGGCCACTCATATCCCGCTACAGGGCTTCTGTTCGAACTCAGTCTCCAAAGGTCGAAATGATTGATTCACTGTTCAAGCGTGTTTCTGATACTGAAGATGATGGCATTATGAG AGAGCTGCTTTTGGACTTCTACACAAGTTCAGGAAAGCGTAAGCCGGATAATATAATCATATTCag GGATGGTGTTAGCGAGTCACAGTTCAATCAAGTTTTGAACATTGAACTGGATCAGATCATTGAG GCCTGCAAGTTCCTTGATGAAAGTTGGTGTCCAAAGTTTGTTGTGATTATTGCTCAGAAAAACCACCATACAAAATTTTTCCAGCCTCAGTCACCTGATAATGTTCCTCCTG GTACCATAATTGACAACAGAATTTGTCATCCGAAGAACAATGATTTTTATCTCTGTGCACAGGCTGGAATGATT GGAACCACGAGGCCTACCCACTATCATGTTCTGTTGGATGATATTGGGTTTTCTGCTGATGATCTTCAAGAACTAGTGCATTCTCTGTCCTATGT GTACCAGAGAAGCACCACTGCAATTTCTGTAG TTGCTCCGATTTGCTATGCTCATCTAGCTGCCACACAGATGAGTCAGTTTGTAAAGTTTGAAGATGCATCTGAGACTTCCTCGAGCCATGGTGGTACAACTTCAGCTGGAGCAGTGCCCGTCCCTCAGCTTCCCAGGCTGAAAGAGAATGTGGCCAATTCAATGTTTTTCTGCTGA